The Rhodocyclaceae bacterium DNA window TCCTTGCCGTCGTAGTTCAGGGTACGCACCGATACGACTTCGATCTTCTTGTCCTTGGTGCTGAACATCATCTCGACTGCGGCCTTGATTTCCGGCTTGGTCGCGTTCTTCACCACTTCGAACACGATCTGGTTGTGCTTGTCGGCAACCATCGTGCTCTTCTCCGACACCAGCGGCGCCAGGAGGATCTGCATCAACCGCTCTTCGCGGGTAGCGGGAAGGCTCACTTGAGGATCTCC harbors:
- the rplW gene encoding 50S ribosomal protein L23 gives rise to the protein MQILLAPLVSEKSTMVADKHNQIVFEVVKNATKPEIKAAVEMMFSTKDKKIEVVSVRTLNYDGKEKRFGRFVGRRRSWKKAYVQIKEGQEIVFAGLEAR